A portion of the Tenacibaculum todarodis genome contains these proteins:
- a CDS encoding BlaI/MecI/CopY family transcriptional regulator has translation MSKQLTKAEEQLMQVLWKLKEASVKEVIEELPIPKPAYNTVSTIIRILETKEFVGHKAKGRGYVYFPLIEKSEYSNQSLHKLMDGYFEGSFKSMVSFFVKENKMDMNELEKILKEVNKSSKQ, from the coding sequence ATGAGCAAACAATTAACAAAAGCAGAAGAGCAATTAATGCAAGTTTTATGGAAATTAAAAGAAGCTTCGGTAAAAGAAGTAATTGAAGAATTGCCAATACCAAAACCAGCATACAATACAGTTTCTACAATTATTAGAATTTTAGAAACTAAAGAATTTGTTGGTCATAAAGCCAAGGGTAGAGGTTATGTGTATTTTCCTTTGATAGAAAAATCTGAGTACAGCAATCAAAGTTTACACAAACTTATGGATGGTTATTTTGAAGGTTCGTTTAAAAGCATGGTTTCGTTTTTTGTAAAAGAAAACAAAATGGATATGAATGAATTGGAAAAGATTTTAAAAGAAGTTAATAAAAGCAGTAAGCAGTAA
- a CDS encoding DUF456 domain-containing protein, with amino-acid sequence MDIFLLLLGFVFVVLGIIGSFLPVLPGPLTSWIGLLLLHSTKIFPMDWTFLGITLAIAILIWILDYFIPAMGTKRFGGTKYGVYGTTIGLLIGLFSPIPFGMLIGAFLGAFIGELMYDGKDTNRALKASFGAFLGFLASATIKFSIAVVYFVMFLVQFWEYKGVFFQ; translated from the coding sequence ATGGATATATTTTTACTCTTATTAGGATTTGTGTTTGTTGTTTTAGGCATCATTGGTTCTTTTTTACCAGTATTACCTGGACCTTTAACTTCTTGGATTGGACTACTTTTATTACATTCTACTAAGATTTTTCCAATGGATTGGACTTTTCTCGGAATTACATTGGCTATTGCCATACTTATTTGGATTCTCGATTATTTTATTCCCGCCATGGGAACAAAACGCTTTGGCGGAACTAAATACGGAGTTTACGGAACCACAATTGGTTTACTAATTGGCTTGTTCTCTCCTATTCCGTTTGGAATGTTAATTGGTGCTTTTTTAGGTGCATTTATTGGTGAATTGATGTATGACGGAAAGGACACAAATCGTGCTTTAAAAGCTTCATTTGGTGCTTTTTTAGGGTTTTTAGCTTCTGCAACTATTAAATTTTCTATTGCAGTTGTGTATTTTGTGATGTTTTTAGTTCAGTTTTGGGAATATAAAGGAGTGTTCTTTCAGTAA
- the lysS gene encoding lysine--tRNA ligase — protein MQLSEQEIVRREKLTKLRALGINPYPADLFPLNSNSKQIKESFSEGKQVIIAGRLMAINVQGKASFAQLQDGEGRIQVYFNRDEICQGEDKTLYNEVFKKLLDLGDFVGIEGELFTTKVGEKTVRVKNFKLLSKALKPLPMPKVKDGVTFDAFTDPEMRYRQRYADLVVNPHVKEVFVKRTKLFTAMRTFFNDAGYFEVETPVLQPIPGGAAARPFITHHNSLDIPLYMRIANELYLKRLIVGGFDGVYEFSKNFRNEGMDRTHNPEFTAMEIYVSYKDYNWMMDFTEKLLEHCATAVNGTTEATFGEHKIDFKAPYARVTMADSIKHFTGFDINGKTEDEIRAAAKGMHIEVDETMGKGKLIDEIFGEKCEGNYIQPTFITDYPKEMSPLCKEHRDNPELTERFELMVCGKEIANAYSELNDPIDQRERFEHQLKLAQKGDDEATEFIDEDFLRALEYGMPPTSGLGIGMDRLIMFLTNNQSIQEVLFFPQMRPEKKAPSIELNDEEKAVLDIITKAEKIDLNELKTQSGLSNKKWDKTIKGLTKKEVAKVSKTDEGLFVETL, from the coding sequence ATGCAGTTGTCAGAACAAGAGATTGTCCGTAGAGAAAAGTTAACAAAATTACGTGCTTTGGGTATAAATCCGTATCCAGCAGATTTATTTCCGTTAAATTCTAACTCAAAACAGATTAAAGAGTCTTTTTCTGAAGGTAAACAGGTTATAATTGCAGGTAGATTAATGGCAATTAATGTGCAAGGAAAAGCTTCTTTTGCGCAATTACAAGATGGTGAAGGAAGAATCCAAGTTTATTTTAACAGAGATGAAATTTGCCAAGGTGAAGACAAAACATTGTACAACGAAGTTTTTAAAAAATTACTAGATTTAGGCGATTTTGTTGGTATTGAAGGTGAATTGTTTACCACAAAAGTGGGAGAAAAAACAGTTCGTGTAAAAAACTTTAAATTATTGAGTAAAGCCTTAAAACCTTTACCAATGCCAAAGGTTAAAGATGGTGTTACTTTTGATGCTTTTACAGATCCTGAAATGCGTTACAGACAACGTTATGCTGATTTAGTTGTAAATCCGCATGTAAAAGAAGTGTTTGTTAAACGTACAAAATTGTTTACTGCAATGCGTACTTTCTTTAATGATGCTGGTTATTTTGAAGTTGAAACTCCTGTTTTACAACCAATTCCTGGAGGTGCTGCAGCAAGACCATTTATTACGCATCATAATAGTTTAGACATTCCGTTATACATGCGTATTGCAAACGAATTATATCTTAAAAGATTAATTGTTGGTGGTTTTGATGGTGTTTATGAGTTTTCTAAAAACTTTAGAAATGAAGGAATGGATAGAACGCATAATCCTGAATTTACAGCCATGGAAATCTATGTTTCTTACAAAGATTACAACTGGATGATGGATTTTACCGAAAAACTTTTAGAGCATTGTGCTACTGCTGTAAATGGAACTACAGAAGCTACTTTTGGTGAACATAAAATAGATTTTAAGGCGCCATACGCAAGAGTTACCATGGCAGATTCAATTAAACATTTTACTGGTTTTGACATTAATGGAAAAACAGAAGATGAAATTAGAGCTGCAGCAAAAGGTATGCATATTGAGGTTGATGAAACCATGGGGAAAGGAAAATTAATTGATGAAATTTTTGGAGAAAAATGTGAAGGAAACTACATTCAGCCAACTTTTATTACTGATTATCCTAAGGAAATGTCTCCGCTTTGTAAAGAACATAGAGATAATCCTGAACTTACAGAACGTTTTGAATTAATGGTTTGTGGTAAAGAAATTGCAAATGCTTATTCTGAATTAAACGACCCAATTGACCAACGTGAACGTTTTGAGCATCAATTAAAATTAGCGCAAAAAGGTGATGATGAAGCTACAGAGTTTATTGATGAAGATTTCTTACGTGCGTTAGAATACGGAATGCCACCAACCTCTGGTTTAGGTATTGGAATGGACCGATTAATTATGTTTTTAACTAACAATCAATCCATACAAGAAGTGTTATTCTTTCCTCAAATGCGACCTGAGAAAAAAGCGCCTTCTATTGAATTAAACGATGAAGAAAAAGCTGTTTTAGATATAATTACCAAAGCTGAAAAAATAGATTTAAACGAATTGAAAACGCAATCTGGTTTGTCTAATAAAAAATGGGACAAAACCATTAAAGGTTTAACTAAAAAAGAGGTTGCAAAAGTTTCTAAAACAGACGAAGGTTTGTTTGTGGAGACTTTATAG
- a CDS encoding MDR family MFS transporter: MKKLYNNYINTFRGLSIEVWWLSLITLINRAGTMVIPFLSIYLSESLDFEKSDIGWIMTFFGLGSVVGTWIGGKLTDKIGYYKVMLYSLFGTGILFVLLQYASTFEEFCLGIFLVMLVADTFRPAMFVALSAYSKPENKTRSVTLIRLAINLGFSAGPAIGGLIITFFGYKGLFWIDGITCTLAAILLLQVLHPKKAKILDEVKVENPVSVYKDKAFWIFFVAMFIFGFVFLQYFSTMPLYYKEARMLTVLEVGLLMGFNGGFIAVFEMPLIKWLETTKNSKTKLVAIGLFLVAVSFLVLNLTTWAGILILGMFLMTIGEMIAFPFSNAFALDRAKKGNQGEYMALYAIAFSLSHIFSHNAGMQMVDKFGYEFTWNVITVLALIGVLVLLWLMAVLKKEKGTTIL, encoded by the coding sequence ATGAAAAAATTATACAACAACTACATAAACACTTTTAGAGGTCTCTCTATAGAAGTTTGGTGGCTTTCATTAATAACACTTATTAATAGAGCAGGAACCATGGTAATTCCGTTTTTATCAATTTATTTATCTGAAAGTTTAGATTTTGAAAAGTCTGATATTGGATGGATTATGACATTCTTTGGATTAGGTTCTGTAGTAGGAACTTGGATTGGAGGAAAATTAACTGACAAAATTGGCTACTATAAAGTGATGTTGTACAGTTTATTTGGAACAGGAATTTTGTTTGTACTCTTACAATATGCTTCAACTTTTGAAGAGTTTTGTCTCGGAATATTCTTAGTAATGTTAGTAGCAGATACTTTTAGACCTGCAATGTTTGTAGCTCTAAGTGCGTATAGTAAGCCTGAAAATAAAACACGTTCGGTTACTTTAATTCGTTTAGCAATTAACCTTGGCTTTTCTGCTGGACCTGCAATTGGCGGATTGATAATCACGTTTTTTGGTTATAAAGGTCTGTTTTGGATAGACGGAATTACCTGTACTTTGGCGGCAATTTTATTATTACAAGTTTTACATCCGAAGAAAGCAAAAATTTTAGACGAAGTAAAAGTAGAAAACCCTGTTTCGGTTTATAAAGACAAAGCATTTTGGATATTCTTTGTTGCAATGTTTATTTTCGGATTTGTATTCTTACAATACTTCTCTACAATGCCATTGTATTATAAAGAAGCAAGAATGCTAACAGTTTTAGAGGTTGGTTTGTTAATGGGATTCAATGGTGGATTTATTGCGGTTTTTGAAATGCCATTGATAAAATGGTTAGAAACTACCAAGAATTCCAAAACAAAATTAGTTGCTATTGGTTTGTTTTTAGTTGCAGTTAGTTTTTTAGTTTTAAACTTAACTACTTGGGCAGGAATACTAATTTTAGGAATGTTTTTAATGACTATTGGGGAAATGATTGCGTTTCCGTTTTCTAATGCCTTTGCTTTAGATAGAGCTAAGAAAGGAAATCAAGGAGAATATATGGCGTTGTATGCAATTGCTTTTTCATTATCGCATATATTTAGTCATAACGCAGGTATGCAAATGGTAGATAAATTTGGTTATGAGTTTACTTGGAATGTTATAACCGTTTTAGCTTTAATTGGTGTTTTGGTTTTACTTTGGTTAATGGCAGTTTTGAAGAAAGAAAAAGGAACTACAATTTTGTAG
- a CDS encoding SMP-30/gluconolactonase/LRE family protein, with translation MKLFKRFFLILFLGTLIFVAYVFISTGFFRTIENKFDGKIIKKINLPGAEDIVISRIDSFAIISSTKGRALPKVNYETGGLYYLDLKTNDFEPINLTSEFKTQFAPHGISMIKVDSTYKIAAINHTEKGHTIEVFTLNGKTLTHQKTFKDVSMTSPNDVVWLDKNSFYFSNDHKYETGIGRLVEDYVGVEIANVVFFDGENYAEVADGIAFANGINIDKKRDLVFLASPRKFIVKVYQKNKDNTLTFIEDIECGTGVDNIEFDEEGNLWIGSHPNLLHFAEYAKGNKETSPSEIIKINYKAKGDYTIEQVYMEDGTEMSASTVAVTFGDLIFVGNVMDDNFIILKRN, from the coding sequence ATGAAATTATTTAAAAGATTTTTTTTAATCCTGTTTTTAGGTACTCTAATTTTTGTTGCGTATGTTTTTATTTCAACCGGTTTTTTTAGAACTATTGAAAATAAGTTTGATGGAAAAATCATTAAAAAAATAAACCTTCCAGGAGCTGAAGACATTGTTATTAGTAGAATTGACAGCTTTGCTATTATTTCATCAACCAAAGGGAGAGCTTTACCAAAAGTGAATTATGAAACTGGCGGATTGTATTATCTAGATTTAAAAACCAACGATTTTGAACCTATAAATTTAACTTCAGAGTTTAAAACTCAATTTGCTCCGCATGGAATTTCAATGATTAAAGTGGATAGCACTTATAAAATTGCAGCGATAAATCATACTGAAAAAGGCCATACAATTGAAGTTTTCACACTCAATGGAAAAACATTAACACACCAAAAAACGTTTAAAGATGTATCAATGACAAGTCCAAATGATGTTGTTTGGTTAGATAAAAACAGTTTTTATTTTAGTAATGATCATAAATATGAAACCGGAATTGGTAGACTTGTAGAAGATTATGTTGGCGTAGAAATAGCAAACGTTGTGTTTTTTGATGGAGAAAACTACGCAGAAGTTGCAGACGGAATTGCATTTGCCAACGGAATAAATATCGACAAAAAAAGAGATTTAGTCTTTCTTGCTTCACCAAGAAAATTCATTGTAAAAGTGTATCAAAAAAACAAAGACAATACCTTAACTTTTATTGAAGATATAGAATGTGGTACAGGTGTTGATAATATTGAATTTGATGAAGAAGGAAATCTTTGGATTGGTTCTCATCCTAATTTATTACACTTTGCCGAATACGCAAAAGGAAACAAAGAAACATCACCATCAGAAATAATTAAAATCAATTACAAAGCAAAAGGAGATTATACAATTGAGCAAGTTTATATGGAAGACGGTACAGAAATGTCTGCTTCTACAGTAGCTGTAACGTTTGGAGATTTAATTTTTGTTGGTAATGTTATGGACGATAATTTTATAATTTTAAAAAGAAATTAA
- a CDS encoding DUF4252 domain-containing protein encodes MKRVAILTLTLFLFISCGSGKSFQSFFNDHKNDIGVTAFQVPNFMRTLLGSISPEMGGVFDNIQDFKFITFNEIDNIKQSELINQMSLVTANKYTDILRENKVEKTKILSVVEDGDVVKEAIIFNSTLAKTSVFYLKGSFDPNTLKEISEKDQFDQLSTKLLNQYQSPLTPGFNPNK; translated from the coding sequence ATGAAAAGAGTTGCAATATTAACTTTAACCTTATTCTTATTTATTTCTTGCGGAAGCGGAAAATCTTTTCAAAGTTTTTTTAATGATCATAAAAATGACATTGGCGTAACTGCCTTTCAAGTTCCCAATTTTATGAGAACCTTGTTAGGTTCTATTTCTCCAGAAATGGGTGGCGTTTTTGATAACATTCAAGATTTTAAGTTTATCACTTTCAATGAAATTGACAACATAAAACAAAGCGAACTCATCAATCAAATGAGTTTGGTAACAGCAAATAAATACACCGATATTTTAAGAGAAAATAAGGTTGAAAAAACAAAAATTTTGTCTGTAGTAGAAGATGGAGACGTTGTTAAAGAAGCCATTATTTTCAATTCTACACTTGCAAAAACTTCAGTTTTTTATTTAAAAGGAAGTTTTGACCCAAATACATTAAAAGAAATTTCTGAAAAAGATCAGTTTGATCAATTGTCTACAAAACTATTAAACCAATACCAATCTCCATTAACACCTGGTTTTAATCCCAATAAATAA
- a CDS encoding DUF1684 domain-containing protein: MKKLALIILVSFFINGCNSQKKRALIGETKYQQELNSSYKDASESPLTKHDLKNFKGLDFFPVDSSYIVIASLTPTIDAPVFEMKTTTDRRPLYKEYGVLNFTVNGKEGELTVYQDQSLDRDKKYDDYLFLPFTDHTSGNESYGGGRYMDVFISDISSNNKVLLNFNNTYNPYCAYNPKYSCPITPRKNHLDVEINAGVKAFNKH; the protein is encoded by the coding sequence ATGAAAAAATTAGCACTAATAATTCTTGTCTCATTTTTTATAAACGGCTGTAACTCTCAAAAAAAGAGAGCTTTAATTGGCGAAACCAAGTATCAACAAGAATTAAATTCAAGTTATAAAGACGCCTCAGAATCTCCATTAACCAAACACGATTTAAAGAATTTTAAAGGTTTAGATTTTTTCCCTGTAGACAGTTCTTACATTGTAATAGCATCACTTACACCAACAATTGATGCGCCTGTTTTTGAAATGAAAACAACTACAGACAGAAGACCTTTATACAAAGAATATGGCGTACTAAACTTTACCGTTAACGGAAAAGAAGGAGAATTAACGGTTTATCAAGATCAAAGTTTAGACAGAGATAAAAAATATGACGATTATCTATTTTTACCTTTCACAGACCACACAAGTGGAAATGAATCTTACGGGGGCGGTCGTTATATGGATGTTTTTATTTCAGATATTTCATCAAATAACAAAGTGCTTTTAAACTTCAACAACACCTATAATCCTTATTGCGCTTATAATCCAAAATATTCTTGCCCAATTACACCACGCAAAAATCATTTAGATGTAGAAATTAACGCTGGCGTTAAAGCTTTTAACAAACATTAA